In Desulfovibrio sp. 86, the following proteins share a genomic window:
- a CDS encoding radical SAM protein codes for MAAQHIEPHLVMADEQGNIYDDERLLMVCRRGAQWGLPRPDELMPLPEESEFFLLPGRQAVGLDPETGEIVPPEGEAQLAVAAFAAPAHTLSAHPAYASNPGAPLLPLFAYGAIGFARGRFYICARKVDTDQRQVFSRIPRHRIEQGARGLLQDYPKNRLVRHILDNCVARYDCPAARNFALGRYEAPLPTSRSCNARCVGCISAQDKDSPVAVTPQCRLAFTPEPAEVAEVMRIHAGRENRAPIYSFGQGCEGDPLMNPDLLEESIKLFRSGGGLGTINCNTNASRPEAVARLAEAGLTSLRVSINSARPTLYERYYRPADYSLDHVCASIREARSRGIFVSLNLLFFPGITDTEEELEALARMVGENGVSMIQWRNLNIDPEWYFDLMKRDMEDGGKLELSPSMGLTQFMKRLKKLCPWLRHGYFNPYVGEKAELTAPMPGAWSLPEPRAKEGALAPGESACVDLE; via the coding sequence ATGGCCGCGCAGCATATTGAGCCGCATCTTGTTATGGCGGACGAGCAGGGCAATATTTACGATGATGAACGCCTGCTCATGGTCTGTCGCAGGGGCGCGCAGTGGGGGCTGCCGCGCCCTGACGAACTCATGCCCCTGCCTGAGGAAAGCGAATTTTTTCTGCTGCCTGGCCGACAGGCCGTGGGGCTTGACCCCGAAACCGGAGAAATAGTGCCGCCCGAAGGCGAAGCCCAACTGGCCGTGGCGGCTTTTGCCGCCCCCGCGCACACTCTTTCGGCGCATCCGGCCTATGCCAGCAATCCCGGCGCGCCCCTGCTGCCCCTGTTCGCGTATGGGGCCATTGGTTTTGCGCGTGGGCGCTTTTATATCTGCGCCCGCAAGGTCGATACGGATCAGCGTCAGGTTTTCAGCCGCATCCCGCGCCACCGCATAGAGCAGGGCGCGCGCGGGCTGCTGCAGGATTATCCCAAGAACCGCCTTGTGCGGCATATCCTGGATAATTGCGTGGCCCGCTACGACTGCCCGGCGGCCCGAAATTTCGCCCTTGGCCGTTACGAAGCGCCCCTGCCCACGTCCCGCTCCTGCAATGCCCGCTGTGTGGGCTGTATTTCCGCCCAGGACAAGGACTCGCCCGTGGCCGTGACGCCCCAGTGCCGTCTGGCCTTCACGCCGGAACCCGCAGAAGTGGCCGAGGTCATGCGCATTCATGCCGGACGTGAAAACCGCGCGCCCATTTATTCCTTCGGGCAGGGCTGCGAGGGCGACCCCCTCATGAACCCCGACCTTCTTGAGGAAAGCATAAAATTGTTCCGTTCCGGTGGCGGTTTGGGAACCATCAACTGCAATACCAACGCCTCGCGGCCCGAGGCCGTGGCCCGTCTGGCCGAAGCCGGGCTCACAAGCCTGCGCGTGAGCATCAACAGTGCGCGCCCTACCCTCTACGAACGCTATTACCGGCCTGCGGACTACAGCCTGGACCATGTCTGCGCCTCCATACGCGAGGCGCGAAGCCGGGGCATTTTCGTGTCTCTGAACCTGCTCTTCTTTCCCGGCATCACCGATACAGAAGAAGAACTGGAAGCCTTGGCGCGCATGGTGGGCGAAAACGGCGTCAGCATGATCCAGTGGCGCAATCTCAATATTGATCCCGAGTGGTACTTTGACCTCATGAAGCGGGATATGGAAGACGGGGGCAAGCTTGAGCTTTCGCCAAGCATGGGCCTGACCCAGTTTATGAAAAGGCTGAAAAAGCTCTGCCCCTGGCTGCGCCATGGCTACTTCAATCCCTACGTGGGCGAAAAAGCGGAACTGACGGCCCCCATGCCCGGAGCATGGAGCCTGCCGGAACCCCGCGCCAAGGAAGGCGCGCTGGCTCCCGGCGAAAGCGCCTGCGTTGATTTGGAGTAG